In one window of Nocardia brasiliensis DNA:
- a CDS encoding mannitol dehydrogenase family protein, which yields MTWDTIQPLGAATLRELGSGITTPAYDRSEITTGIVHFGVGGFHRAHQAMYLDRLLARGAARDWGICGVGVLPGDRRMRDVLTAQDGLYTLSVLAPDGGWSARVIGSIVEYLYAPDDPEAVLAKLAAPSTRIVSLTVTEGGYHISAGTGEFDADDPAIQADLVPNAVPATIFGLITEGLARRRADGVAPFTVLSCDNIEGNGAVARKTFSAFARLRDAELGEWMATRVSFPNSMVDRITPVTPPDAAEEVRRRFGVRDEWPVVTEPFTQWVLEDSFPLGRPDYDAVGVQLVDDVAPYELMKLRLLNASHQALAYFGYLSGYRLVHDAALDPVFRRFLLRYMDDEATPTLLPVPGVDLDDYKRTLIERFANPAIGDTIARLCAESSDRIPKWVLPVIRRRLADGGDITCAAALVASWARYAEGIDEQGEPIDIVDPLRERLIPLARRQRSDRTAFLSDREVFGDLIDEPRFVRAYVTTLDSLYTKGARATVAELAG from the coding sequence ATGACTTGGGACACAATCCAGCCGCTCGGCGCAGCGACCCTGCGCGAGCTCGGCTCGGGCATCACGACTCCGGCCTACGATCGGTCGGAGATCACCACCGGCATAGTGCATTTCGGTGTCGGTGGGTTTCACCGCGCGCACCAGGCGATGTACCTGGACCGGCTGCTCGCGCGCGGCGCGGCGCGCGACTGGGGCATCTGCGGGGTGGGCGTGCTGCCCGGCGATCGCAGGATGCGCGACGTATTGACCGCACAGGACGGGCTGTACACGCTGTCGGTGCTCGCGCCGGACGGCGGCTGGAGCGCCCGGGTGATCGGCTCGATCGTCGAATACCTTTACGCGCCCGACGATCCCGAGGCGGTGCTGGCGAAACTGGCCGCGCCGAGCACGCGCATCGTCTCGCTCACCGTGACCGAGGGCGGCTACCACATCTCGGCGGGCACCGGCGAGTTCGACGCCGACGACCCGGCGATCCAGGCCGATCTCGTGCCGAACGCGGTGCCCGCCACCATCTTCGGTCTGATCACCGAGGGCCTGGCCAGGCGCAGGGCCGACGGCGTCGCCCCGTTCACGGTGCTGTCCTGCGACAACATCGAGGGCAACGGCGCGGTGGCCCGCAAGACCTTCAGCGCGTTCGCGCGGCTACGCGACGCCGAGCTCGGCGAGTGGATGGCAACGCGGGTGAGCTTCCCGAATTCGATGGTCGACCGGATCACGCCGGTGACGCCGCCGGACGCGGCCGAGGAGGTGCGGCGGCGCTTCGGCGTGCGCGACGAATGGCCCGTCGTCACCGAACCGTTCACCCAGTGGGTGCTGGAGGATTCGTTCCCGCTGGGGCGGCCGGACTACGACGCGGTCGGCGTGCAACTCGTCGACGATGTCGCGCCGTACGAATTGATGAAACTGCGGCTGTTGAACGCCAGTCACCAAGCGCTGGCCTATTTCGGGTATCTCAGCGGCTACCGGCTGGTGCACGACGCGGCGCTGGACCCGGTGTTCCGCCGATTCCTGTTGCGCTACATGGACGACGAGGCGACCCCCACCCTGCTGCCGGTGCCGGGCGTCGATCTCGACGACTACAAGCGCACGCTGATCGAGCGCTTCGCCAACCCGGCGATCGGCGACACCATCGCCCGGCTCTGCGCGGAATCATCGGACCGCATCCCCAAGTGGGTGCTGCCGGTGATCCGCAGGCGCCTCGCCGACGGCGGCGACATCACCTGCGCGGCAGCACTTGTCGCCAGCTGGGCCCGCTACGCCGAAGGCATCGACGAGCAGGGCGAGCCGATCGATATCGTGGATCCGTTGCGCGAACGCCTCATCCCCCTGGCCCGCAGACAACGCAGCGACCGCACCGCATTCCTCAGCGACCGCGAAGTTTTCGGCGACCTGATCGACGAGCCACGGTTCGTACGCGCCTACGTCACGACACTGGATTCGTTGTACACCAAGGGAGCTCGCGCGACAGTCGCCGAACTAGCGGGCTGA
- a CDS encoding sugar-binding transcriptional regulator — protein sequence MPDDVRLALRAAQLYHLEGATQAEIAAKLGVSRPTAGRLIARARAQGLVRIEISVPDELRDTVHTELERELEAAFGLTEAVVLRDVPDGSPSGLQPLARAAVAVLTRRLQPADTLGFTWGPETIAVAHELHTKSTRCTFVVQLDGSMSSGDYQTGVEYTLGRCATYLQATPVRLHAPLYADPATVTALEQDSVLGKPMALGRHADVMMFGVGTVSTATTLFEGSYLDTAVLDELRGLGAIGEIGGRFFRADGRDVAGSLAARTVSVGLDAVRDCPTTLLIAGGVAKHEATLGALRGGLAKVLVTDIDCARWLLDQKEGAAG from the coding sequence ATGCCGGATGACGTCAGGCTCGCGCTACGTGCCGCGCAGCTCTATCACCTGGAAGGCGCTACTCAGGCCGAAATCGCGGCCAAACTCGGGGTTTCGCGGCCGACCGCGGGCCGGCTCATCGCCAGGGCGCGGGCCCAGGGGCTGGTGCGCATCGAGATCAGCGTCCCGGACGAGCTGCGCGATACGGTGCACACCGAGCTGGAGCGTGAACTCGAGGCGGCGTTCGGCCTGACCGAGGCCGTCGTACTGCGCGACGTGCCGGACGGTTCGCCGTCCGGACTGCAACCGCTGGCCCGTGCCGCGGTCGCTGTGCTCACCCGTCGGCTGCAACCCGCCGACACACTCGGATTCACCTGGGGCCCAGAGACGATCGCGGTGGCGCACGAGCTGCACACCAAGTCGACCCGCTGCACGTTCGTCGTTCAGCTGGACGGATCGATGAGTTCGGGTGACTATCAGACCGGCGTCGAGTACACCCTCGGCCGGTGCGCGACCTACCTACAGGCGACGCCGGTCCGGTTGCATGCCCCGCTCTATGCCGATCCGGCGACCGTCACCGCGCTGGAACAGGATTCGGTGCTCGGCAAGCCGATGGCGCTCGGCCGTCATGCCGACGTGATGATGTTCGGGGTCGGCACCGTGTCCACCGCGACGACGCTGTTCGAGGGCAGCTACCTCGACACCGCCGTGCTCGACGAGCTGCGCGGGCTCGGCGCGATCGGCGAGATCGGCGGCCGCTTCTTCCGCGCCGACGGTCGCGATGTCGCGGGATCGCTTGCCGCGCGGACGGTCTCGGTCGGCCTCGACGCCGTGCGGGACTGTCCGACGACGTTGCTGATCGCCGGTGGCGTGGCCAAACACGAAGCCACCCTCGGCGCGCTGCGCGGCGGGCTGGCCAAGGTGCTCGTCACCGACATCGACTGCGCGCGTTGGCTGCTGGATCAGAAGGAGGGTGCGGCCGGATGA
- a CDS encoding ABC transporter substrate-binding protein, with protein MNRRSHIRRNVLALSISAVLAAAGCAGAGSFGAGGDTVTIAMVSNSQMRDAIALSGEFERENPSTKLKFISLSENEARAKITASVATGGGEFDVVMISNYETPQWAENGWLTDLSSYARNTPGYDEEDFIPSLRKSLSYRGAMYSVPFYGESSFLMYRKDLLEQAGLSMPAEPTWDQVAAAAAKLDDPAAGRSGICLRGKPGWGESLAPLNTVINTFGGRWFDENWHAQLTSPEVVRAVEFYVDLVRTHGEPGAATSGFGECATQLAQGNTAMWYDATSAVSVLEDPASSKVVGKIGYALAPIMRKPNAGWLYTWSLGIPKTTDKPDAAWKFVSWMTSKPYIRMVGEKLGWSHVPPGSRRSTYEIPEYREAARAYGPLTLAAMSGVDPENPGVRPVPYTGIQFLTIPEFQDLGTRVSQQISAAVAGRISVRAALDQAQQYADVVGRSYRESQ; from the coding sequence ATGAACAGGCGCAGTCATATTCGGAGAAACGTACTGGCGCTGAGTATTTCGGCCGTACTGGCCGCGGCGGGCTGTGCCGGGGCCGGCTCGTTCGGTGCCGGGGGCGACACGGTCACCATCGCCATGGTCTCGAACTCGCAGATGCGCGACGCCATCGCGCTCTCCGGTGAGTTCGAACGCGAGAACCCGAGCACGAAGCTGAAATTCATCTCGCTGTCGGAGAACGAGGCGCGGGCGAAGATCACCGCCTCCGTCGCCACCGGCGGCGGCGAGTTCGACGTCGTGATGATCAGCAACTACGAGACCCCGCAGTGGGCCGAGAACGGCTGGCTGACCGACCTTTCCAGCTATGCCCGCAATACCCCCGGTTATGACGAGGAGGACTTCATCCCCTCGCTGCGCAAGTCGCTGTCGTATCGGGGCGCGATGTATTCGGTGCCGTTCTATGGTGAGTCGTCGTTCCTGATGTATCGCAAGGATCTGCTCGAGCAGGCCGGGCTCAGCATGCCCGCCGAGCCGACCTGGGATCAGGTCGCCGCCGCCGCGGCGAAGCTCGACGATCCGGCCGCGGGTCGTTCGGGCATCTGCCTGCGCGGCAAGCCGGGCTGGGGCGAATCCCTCGCCCCGCTCAACACCGTGATCAACACCTTCGGCGGCCGCTGGTTCGACGAGAACTGGCACGCCCAGCTCACCAGCCCCGAGGTGGTGCGGGCGGTCGAGTTCTACGTCGATCTGGTCCGCACGCACGGCGAACCCGGCGCGGCCACCAGCGGTTTCGGCGAGTGCGCGACGCAGCTCGCGCAGGGCAACACCGCGATGTGGTACGACGCGACCTCCGCGGTCTCGGTGCTGGAGGACCCGGCGTCGAGCAAGGTGGTCGGCAAGATCGGCTACGCGCTGGCGCCGATCATGCGCAAGCCGAACGCGGGCTGGCTCTACACCTGGTCGCTCGGCATCCCGAAGACGACCGACAAGCCGGACGCGGCATGGAAATTCGTGTCCTGGATGACCAGCAAGCCCTACATCCGGATGGTGGGGGAGAAGCTCGGCTGGTCGCACGTGCCGCCGGGCAGCAGGCGCTCGACCTACGAGATACCCGAGTATCGCGAGGCGGCGCGGGCCTACGGACCGCTCACCCTCGCGGCCATGTCCGGGGTCGACCCGGAAAACCCCGGTGTGCGACCGGTTCCGTACACCGGCATTCAATTCCTGACCATTCCGGAGTTCCAGGATCTCGGCACCAGGGTGAGTCAGCAGATCAGCGCCGCGGTCGCGGGCCGGATCAGCGTCCGCGCCGCGCTCGACCAGGCTCAGCAGTACGCCGACGTGGTCGGGCGGTCGTATCGAGAAAGTCAGTGA